From one Comamonas piscis genomic stretch:
- the dapD gene encoding 2,3,4,5-tetrahydropyridine-2,6-dicarboxylate N-succinyltransferase, translated as MTQQLQTIIESAWEARTTLSSATAPKEIVDAVDHVINALDQGELRVATRESVGQWTVHQWIKKAVLLSFRLKDNALVQAGDLNFYDKVPTKYAGMSEADIAATGVRVVPPAVARRGSYVAKGAILMPSYVNIGAYVGEGTMVDTWATVGSCAQVGKNVHLSGGVGLGGVLEPLQANPTIIEDNCFIGARSEIVEGVIVEENSVISMGVYISQSTKIYNRMTGEISYGRVPSGSVVVSGSMPAKDGSHSLYCAVIVKQVTPETRAKTSINDLLRD; from the coding sequence ATGACGCAACAACTGCAAACCATCATCGAATCCGCCTGGGAAGCCCGCACGACCTTGTCGTCCGCCACTGCCCCCAAAGAAATCGTCGATGCAGTCGACCATGTGATCAATGCCCTGGACCAGGGCGAGCTGCGCGTGGCCACCCGTGAAAGCGTGGGCCAGTGGACCGTCCACCAGTGGATCAAGAAGGCCGTGCTGCTGTCGTTCCGCCTGAAGGACAACGCGCTGGTGCAAGCCGGTGACCTGAACTTCTACGACAAGGTGCCGACCAAGTACGCCGGCATGTCCGAAGCCGATATCGCCGCCACAGGCGTGCGCGTGGTGCCGCCTGCCGTGGCACGCCGCGGCAGCTATGTGGCCAAGGGCGCCATCCTGATGCCTTCTTACGTCAACATCGGCGCCTATGTGGGCGAAGGCACCATGGTCGACACCTGGGCCACCGTGGGCTCCTGCGCGCAAGTGGGCAAGAACGTCCACCTCTCCGGCGGCGTGGGCCTGGGCGGCGTGCTCGAGCCGCTGCAAGCCAACCCCACGATCATTGAAGACAACTGCTTCATCGGCGCCCGCTCCGAAATCGTCGAAGGCGTGATCGTTGAAGAAAACTCGGTCATCTCGATGGGCGTGTACATCAGCCAGTCCACCAAGATCTACAACCGCATGACCGGCGAGATCAGCTACGGCCGCGTGCCTTCGGGCTCGGTGGTGGTGAGCGGCTCCATGCCTGCCAAGGACGGCAGCCACAGCCTGTACTGCGCCGTGATCGTCAAGCAAGTGACGCCCGAGACCCGCGCCAAGACCAGCATCAACGACCTGCTGCGCGACTGA
- the dapC gene encoding succinyldiaminopimelate transaminase, whose amino-acid sequence MNPLLQKLQPYPFERLRQLFAGVTPPADQTPISLGIGEPRHPTPAFIEQALSGSLAGLAVYPATAGTPALREAFAKWLSTRYGLQVDGHKHTLPVNGSREALFAFTQTVVDSSRPDPVVLCPNPFYQIYEGAALLAGATPYYVPSIASKNFAVDWASVPEDIWQRTQLIFVCSPGNPTGAVMPLDEWKKLFELSDRYSFVIASDECYSEIYFRDEPPLGGMQAAAQLGRSDFRRLVSFTSLSKRSNVPGLRSGFVAGDAELIKAFTLYRTYQGGAMSPPVQAASIAAWGDERHVEDNREQYRRKFAEVTPVLSAVMDVQLPDASFYLWAGVPAHMGLSDTEFARELYAQYNVTVLPGSYLARDFNGSNPGAGRIRMALVAQTAECLEAAQRIAQFIQSWKKA is encoded by the coding sequence ATGAACCCCTTGCTTCAGAAACTGCAGCCCTACCCGTTTGAGCGCCTGCGCCAGTTGTTTGCCGGTGTCACGCCGCCCGCAGACCAGACGCCGATCAGCCTGGGTATTGGTGAGCCCCGCCACCCCACCCCCGCCTTTATCGAGCAAGCGCTCTCGGGCAGCCTGGCCGGCTTGGCGGTCTACCCGGCCACGGCGGGCACGCCCGCGCTGCGCGAGGCCTTTGCCAAATGGCTATCGACCCGCTACGGTCTGCAGGTGGATGGCCATAAGCACACCTTGCCCGTCAACGGCAGCCGTGAGGCGCTGTTTGCCTTCACCCAAACGGTGGTGGACAGCAGCCGACCCGACCCCGTCGTACTCTGCCCCAACCCCTTCTACCAAATCTACGAAGGCGCGGCCCTGCTGGCAGGCGCCACGCCTTACTACGTGCCCAGCATCGCCAGCAAGAACTTTGCGGTGGACTGGGCCAGCGTGCCCGAGGACATCTGGCAGCGCACGCAGCTGATCTTTGTCTGCTCGCCCGGCAATCCCACCGGCGCGGTGATGCCGCTGGATGAGTGGAAGAAACTGTTCGAGCTGTCCGACCGCTATAGCTTTGTCATTGCATCCGACGAGTGCTACAGCGAAATCTACTTCCGCGACGAGCCACCGCTGGGCGGCATGCAGGCAGCCGCGCAGCTGGGCCGCAGCGATTTCCGCCGCCTGGTGTCCTTCACCAGCCTGTCCAAGCGCAGCAATGTGCCCGGCCTGCGCAGCGGTTTTGTCGCCGGTGATGCCGAGCTGATCAAAGCCTTTACGCTCTACCGCACCTACCAGGGCGGCGCGATGAGCCCGCCGGTGCAGGCGGCCAGCATTGCCGCCTGGGGCGATGAGCGCCATGTCGAAGACAACCGCGAGCAGTACCGCCGCAAGTTTGCCGAAGTCACGCCGGTGCTGTCGGCGGTGATGGATGTGCAGCTGCCCGACGCCAGCTTCTACCTCTGGGCCGGCGTGCCCGCGCACATGGGCTTGTCCGACACCGAGTTCGCACGCGAACTCTATGCCCAATACAATGTCACGGTTCTGCCAGGCAGCTATCTGGCCCGTGACTTCAATGGCAGCAATCCCGGCGCTGGCCGCATCCGCATGGCCTTGGTGGCACAAACCGCCGAATGCCTGGAAGCCGCACAGCGCATCGCCCAATTTATTCAATCCTGGAAAAAAGCCTAA
- a CDS encoding RnfABCDGE type electron transport complex subunit B → MTDNLPTSNQPASALAVFIGAIDAALPQTQCTRCGYPDCRHYAQAIARREAAINQCPPGGQEGVARLAAITGLPALPLNPDNGLEAVRVVARIDENWCIGCTLCIKACPTDAILGANKRMHSIIAEACTGCELCLPVCPVDCIELDNASGDATGWAAWSPAQADDARLRYRKHQQRLERAHGPLDLSPADTAADASAATAATTAQTAQAAAVSAAALQNTAASKVQLAAPAATDKKAILAAILAKAQQQQGGNRSS, encoded by the coding sequence GTGACCGATAACCTCCCAACCAGCAACCAGCCAGCCTCAGCGCTGGCTGTTTTCATTGGCGCCATTGATGCGGCCTTGCCGCAGACCCAGTGCACGCGCTGCGGCTACCCCGACTGCCGCCACTATGCCCAGGCCATTGCCCGGCGCGAGGCAGCGATCAACCAATGCCCGCCCGGCGGCCAGGAAGGTGTAGCGCGGCTGGCAGCCATCACCGGCCTGCCCGCGTTGCCGCTGAACCCCGACAACGGCCTCGAAGCCGTGCGCGTCGTCGCCCGTATCGATGAGAACTGGTGCATCGGCTGCACCCTGTGCATCAAGGCCTGTCCCACCGACGCGATTTTGGGCGCCAACAAGCGCATGCACAGCATCATTGCCGAGGCCTGTACCGGCTGCGAGCTGTGCCTGCCGGTCTGTCCGGTCGATTGCATTGAGCTGGACAATGCCAGCGGCGATGCCACTGGCTGGGCCGCATGGAGCCCCGCGCAGGCTGATGACGCCCGCTTGCGCTATCGCAAGCACCAGCAGCGGCTGGAGCGTGCCCACGGCCCGCTGGACCTCAGCCCGGCAGACACCGCGGCGGATGCGAGCGCGGCCACGGCAGCCACCACGGCACAAACAGCCCAGGCCGCCGCCGTCAGCGCAGCCGCATTGCAAAATACCGCCGCCAGCAAGGTCCAGCTGGCAGCCCCGGCCGCCACCGACAAAAAGGCAATTCTGGCCGCCATTTTGGCCAAAGCCCAGCAGCAACAAGGCGGCAATCGCTCGTCTTAA
- a CDS encoding polyhydroxyalkanoate depolymerase: MLYQLYETQRALMEPFAEYAHATSKMLSNPLWPVSQTSTAQRASAGFDLFYRLGKDYEKPAFDINSVEANGHEIAIHERIELTKPFCELRRFKRFSDDQTSLASMKQQPVVLVVAPLSGHYATLLRETVRTMLTDHKVYITDWTNARLVPQSEGIFHLDDYVNYVQEFIRHIQGIYGNCHVVSVCQPTVPVLAAVSLMASRGEKTPLSMTMMGGPIDASKSPTAVNNLATTHDLQWFESNVIHPVPGNFPGAGRLVYPGFLQHMGFVSMNPDRHATSHYDYFKDLLKGNEDSAEHHRKFYDEYNAVLDMDAAYYLETIKTVFQDFALVKGTWEVRSPEGNLELVKPQDIRHSALLTVEGELDDISGSGQTQAAHDLCTGLKQVDTRHFEVKGAGHYGIFSGKRWRTMVYPMLKDFILANNRVEERPGSVKSATSKQNTLHTV, translated from the coding sequence ATGCTGTACCAACTGTATGAAACCCAGCGGGCCCTGATGGAGCCCTTTGCAGAATATGCCCACGCCACATCGAAGATGTTGAGCAACCCACTCTGGCCTGTCAGCCAGACCAGCACGGCGCAGCGCGCCTCTGCGGGCTTTGACCTGTTCTACCGCCTGGGCAAGGACTATGAAAAGCCGGCCTTCGACATCAACTCTGTCGAGGCCAACGGCCATGAGATCGCCATCCATGAGCGCATCGAGCTGACCAAGCCCTTTTGCGAGCTGCGCCGCTTCAAGCGCTTCTCGGATGACCAGACCAGCCTCGCCTCCATGAAGCAGCAGCCCGTGGTGCTGGTGGTGGCCCCCCTGTCGGGCCACTACGCCACCTTGCTGCGCGAGACCGTTCGCACCATGCTGACGGACCACAAGGTCTACATCACCGACTGGACCAATGCGCGCCTGGTGCCGCAAAGCGAGGGCATCTTCCACCTGGACGACTACGTCAACTATGTGCAGGAGTTCATCCGCCACATCCAGGGTATTTATGGCAACTGCCATGTGGTGAGCGTCTGCCAGCCCACGGTGCCGGTGCTCGCAGCCGTGTCGCTGATGGCCAGCCGGGGTGAGAAGACCCCCTTGTCGATGACGATGATGGGCGGCCCGATCGACGCCAGCAAGTCGCCCACTGCGGTCAACAACCTCGCCACCACCCACGATCTCCAGTGGTTCGAATCGAATGTGATTCACCCGGTACCCGGCAACTTCCCTGGTGCCGGCCGCTTGGTGTACCCGGGCTTTTTGCAGCACATGGGTTTTGTCAGCATGAACCCGGACCGCCATGCGACGAGCCACTACGACTACTTCAAGGACCTGCTCAAGGGCAATGAAGACAGCGCCGAGCACCACCGCAAGTTCTACGACGAGTACAACGCCGTGCTCGACATGGATGCCGCTTATTACCTGGAAACCATCAAGACCGTGTTCCAGGACTTTGCACTGGTCAAGGGCACCTGGGAAGTGCGCTCTCCTGAAGGCAATCTGGAGCTGGTCAAACCGCAGGACATCCGCCACAGCGCGCTGCTGACGGTGGAAGGCGAGCTCGATGACATTTCCGGCTCCGGCCAAACCCAGGCGGCCCACGACCTGTGTACCGGCCTCAAACAAGTGGATACCCGCCACTTCGAAGTCAAGGGTGCCGGCCACTATGGCATCTTCAGCGGCAAGCGCTGGCGCACCATGGTCTACCCGATGCTCAAGGATTTCATCCTTGCCAACAACCGGGTGGAAGAACGTCCAGGCAGCGTAAAATCGGCCACTTCCAAGCAGAATACTTTGCACACGGTGTGA
- a CDS encoding GTP pyrophosphokinase produces MPSRDFESRKQEFLDFYAAQLPTLKAAAASYNALIHAILSNLEGVNIAKFECRVKTADECVRKFKRKYRNFVEDHSEDYAIQDYITDLIGVRVVCLYEDEPPAIMSRVREYFDVIDITDKTSPMEDSESEFGYKGIHMDLRLNQQQSQLTEHHAYADQAFELQIRTIIQDSWSELDHKIKYKKSIPTNLKRRINILSALFELADREFLQIRNETSQALALSRAEDEAEGALGEADNEPLDAFSFVAFGHKHFPGYEFDPQKVEFFLDELLHDFAVRHAGWLFAVVQKHVTTVRHYKADFQHRYPSSSFNPFTVMRHCLYLEDKQRFRKTLRNSAREAFEEWLQRQPANSTSED; encoded by the coding sequence ATGCCCTCTCGCGATTTTGAATCCCGCAAACAGGAGTTCCTGGATTTCTATGCCGCCCAGTTGCCCACCCTCAAGGCAGCGGCGGCTTCTTATAACGCGCTGATCCATGCGATCTTGAGCAACCTCGAAGGCGTCAACATCGCCAAGTTCGAATGCCGGGTGAAAACGGCCGACGAATGCGTGCGCAAATTCAAGCGCAAGTACCGCAACTTTGTCGAGGACCATTCGGAAGACTATGCCATCCAGGATTACATCACCGACCTGATCGGCGTGCGCGTGGTCTGCCTGTATGAGGATGAGCCACCGGCCATCATGTCCCGGGTGCGCGAGTACTTCGATGTGATCGACATCACGGACAAGACCTCGCCGATGGAGGACTCCGAGTCCGAGTTCGGCTACAAGGGCATCCACATGGATCTGCGGCTCAACCAGCAGCAATCGCAGCTGACCGAGCACCATGCCTATGCCGACCAGGCCTTCGAGCTGCAGATCCGCACCATCATCCAGGACTCCTGGAGCGAGCTGGACCACAAGATCAAGTACAAGAAGTCCATCCCGACCAACCTCAAGCGCCGCATCAATATTCTGTCGGCGCTGTTCGAGTTGGCCGACCGCGAATTTTTGCAGATCCGCAATGAAACCAGCCAGGCACTGGCGCTCTCGCGCGCCGAAGACGAGGCTGAGGGCGCATTGGGAGAGGCAGACAATGAGCCGCTCGATGCCTTCAGCTTTGTTGCCTTTGGCCACAAGCACTTTCCCGGCTACGAGTTCGATCCGCAAAAGGTGGAGTTCTTCCTCGATGAGCTGCTGCATGACTTTGCGGTGCGCCACGCAGGCTGGCTGTTTGCCGTGGTGCAAAAGCACGTCACCACAGTGCGCCATTACAAAGCCGATTTCCAGCACCGCTACCCGTCGAGTAGCTTCAACCCTTTCACGGTGATGCGCCACTGCCTCTATCTGGAGGACAAGCAGCGCTTTCGCAAAACACTGCGCAACTCCGCCCGTGAGGCCTTTGAAGAATGGCTGCAGCGTCAGCCGGCCAACAGCACCAGCGAAGATTGA